A portion of the Leisingera sp. NJS204 genome contains these proteins:
- a CDS encoding ParB/RepB/Spo0J family partition protein produces the protein MARNMTSTLDKLRAAGKLEGLQSQKPVGGGEPLTIDIDLIEPDPEQPRRHFDPDKLASLSANISIRGVLQPITVQPKSQDGRYIIIMGERRWRAAKMAGLSSVPVLIREATADLRAIQLTENIQRDDLTTMEIALAVEQMRKDGMKRSQIAEDLGWGQAQVSQFFGVIAMPDELQELARNNVPVRALSDLNSLWKKDEQAARRFVSETPSEEINRVTVAGLRAEVEAGQGVPPSDAPPQEAPAEDKKPNLAAGLSALSGGNPQSDAQGGKRSSNGQVAILCQQGDQIGRILTDRKAKSNKALMVSFENGERIEEVALTDIVLFEVIEL, from the coding sequence ATGGCAAGGAACATGACAAGCACGCTGGATAAACTAAGGGCGGCGGGCAAACTGGAAGGGCTGCAAAGCCAGAAGCCCGTCGGCGGCGGCGAGCCTCTGACAATTGACATTGATCTGATCGAACCCGACCCCGAGCAGCCGCGCCGCCATTTCGATCCGGACAAGCTGGCGTCTCTCAGCGCAAACATTTCTATTCGTGGTGTTTTGCAGCCCATCACTGTCCAGCCAAAGAGCCAGGACGGGCGGTATATTATTATCATGGGCGAACGGCGCTGGCGGGCAGCCAAGATGGCCGGGCTGAGCAGCGTTCCAGTCCTCATTCGTGAGGCGACCGCGGACCTGCGCGCGATCCAGCTGACTGAGAACATTCAGCGGGATGATCTGACCACGATGGAAATCGCCTTGGCTGTGGAGCAAATGCGCAAAGACGGGATGAAACGCTCCCAGATTGCGGAGGATCTTGGTTGGGGGCAGGCGCAGGTTTCGCAATTTTTTGGCGTTATCGCGATGCCTGATGAACTTCAGGAACTTGCAAGAAACAACGTGCCTGTGCGCGCTCTTTCTGACCTTAATTCACTATGGAAGAAGGACGAGCAGGCAGCTCGCAGATTTGTTTCTGAAACTCCGTCGGAAGAAATCAATCGCGTCACAGTGGCCGGCTTGCGAGCGGAGGTCGAGGCGGGGCAGGGGGTGCCGCCGTCAGATGCGCCGCCTCAGGAAGCTCCTGCCGAGGACAAAAAGCCCAACCTCGCAGCTGGGCTGTCTGCCCTGTCCGGTGGAAATCCGCAGAGCGATGCTCAAGGCGGAAAGCGGTCGTCAAACGGCCAGGTTGCAATCCTGTGCCAGCAAGGCGATCAGATTGGCCGGATCTTGACCGACCGAAAGGCGAAGTCGAACAAAGCTCTGATGGTGAGCTTTGAAAACGGTGAACGTATTGAAGAGGTAGCTCTGACAGATATTGTGCTGTTCGAGGTGATCGAGCTTTGA